One Anoplopoma fimbria isolate UVic2021 breed Golden Eagle Sablefish chromosome 2, Afim_UVic_2022, whole genome shotgun sequence DNA window includes the following coding sequences:
- the baz2ba gene encoding bromodomain adjacent to zinc finger domain protein 2B isoform X9 — protein MESGERLASPAPTLSAARTSSPAASSSSSSSSSSSPSPAPHSKSSLAPSPSALGSTLSTSGRLFGAAGEQPFIGSTLSSAFPLVNHPAFGAIYTAGAGRPEFGGLGSLGMSAALAAHPQLGALSEWWRAAEAHGRGAAAFLPSFISFPPFFSPHIQPNHSASPVQIRMPSKNSHAPPKGVNGAVNGSGVCPPTTQSGIFSASPAPVHASTKPTKNLDPSNSHRSSPQSNPAELVDKPIHKTKEKKQRKKPADTCVASNSESGTSSDSSSDGSLSSDLEDLAEDDEDDDDDDEDDEEEDKQSELSDSEKRTKKKTKVLIPNTGTTKANRPLSGEPHDKKDTKSHKVSSNPPNLVPFPCSASPPALSQTSPLALHSSRSRTEGPQQHFSVIQSTGLAANSKPLALLSQPRREFSPSSSPIALTTSPKARSSNASPKPPKLLPSSSPQHLPLSLCSSPKPLSVPSPPRSTLPLPTSPKPFGSTSSVRSSQKSSLKPPRRAVPGSAKSNKRKQLEASLAQISEFRLKQTLMSQGQTFPAELKKQQQGPNKSPKRTSLSSSPLPPAPPPPPQNNHSNLFLSSALLGLPEPHHPNGVIQSITQDAPLALITKPRKDSASQGKSPQCDSDAGSMPVNLSTGASRTQATAQAGPQSQPSTTSPHATGHGSRKNKTPKGKAQTPGLGPGQGQGQGQGQGQGQGQIQGQADPLAAWKGFSQNHLVQSLVDLFRGGEPGIGIPGVSIPGVGIPGMGIPGTCNPTAGLPANKESDDSGDDDDDEDDDLEEEEEEDEEDSDDSLSESDSNSDSDVSGKKVKELKLLPSGTSKKEMTPRRLTKGPELLNTSTNHTATSCSPLNLQVIKTPTIVTSSSALAYHSSPGSSSYSLASPLGLGKRKRVMDEKELMIPLELGWRRETRIKSVAGRSQGEVAYYAPCGKKLRQYPDVMKGLQWSLLKEEEVIPHILAMEGRRGRPSSSDRQSAGEGGKGSRRRKGRPPNVGDPLVPEGPSPSEVKLLRKLEAQEIARQATQMKLMRKLEKQALARAAKEARKQQAIMAAEERRKQKEQIKILKQQEKIKRIQQIRMEKEVRAQQILEAKRKKKEEVANAKIMEAEKRIKEKELRRQQAEILKHQELERHRLDMERERRRQHVMLMKAVEARKKAEERERLRQEKRDEKRLNKERKLEQRRIELEIARELKKPNEDMCLSDHKPLPEFSRIPGLILPGRAVSDCLMLMQFLRGFGKVLGLDLNLDVPTLGMLQEGLLNVGDSMGQVQDLLVKLLSLAVCDPGLPPGQRTKTMLGDHLTNVGINRDNVSEVLQMYMGAHCANTELAPLALSLKTKAFQAHTPSQKASILGFLANELACSRAVISEIDKSLDQMANMRKDKIIMEGKLKKLRTIHAKRTGRREASMGVEENQSIGTPSSAAKRKRKLGGDSDDDDEEDDDSDDQAEDEDDEEEEEIKKVKKVETYDEDEVDQATSLEELEKQIEKLAKQHHQTRRKLFEISHSLRSMMYGQDRYRRRYWVLPHCGGVFIEAMESGEAPEELEEERQRRRRVAEEVKVKEEPQEIELQKEKPTNLDGQSIRMRGFEDEKEEDKEHEGKKNALFYQQPGCGTKLCTFRDVNKDVGKETTMAEDKESPHVRQNGTSPLGTPVATTTGTSSSPTRNTSEPAVATTPSMVTTNDTTSIPPPASTSLSVPCLPAPRESPGNTPPTSSPAPSPYLSFQANDQLLRVLTERSGHWFSLLPRNPCDLTSITTPPPGAPRVSPQASSTPARPRSPPQSPALPLTPSAASASASPHHPAGLLNYPLSALQVKSGASLQGVSFGSWPCGLISPSLPLCSSPNPMLGHSLEGNTAASVSSKSESPLPCIEKTSSMPSPALEMPKSLDHAAPRPIPEEMLTGWWRVSDIVELRALVGSLHSRGMREKGLQRQMQKYTEIIPQVCTKHKDVAMIELRELEESQVSVESVRGWCVEEQAMEMDIAVLQQVEELERKVTAASLQVKRPDVLSQGWTFPDPQSEREDLVYYEHKPPTKSTPGTANAGDKDSKEHPEERGEKGGVMRHLDNPLDIAVTRLADLERNIERRYLRSPLGTTIQIRLDNVGTVTVPAPAPSTSADREGSEEEVAHGMKVWRRALTEVRSAAQLAMCIQQLQKSIAWERSIMKVYCQMCRKGDNEDLLLLCDGCDKGCHTYCHKPKITSIPEGDWYCPACISKASGPSPKNKKPPSKPVASSGGGAKKGGEGKKNGKQAGNGEVTEDDPASASSTPKKGAKDTSRKRKPDESSPALPAANQESPVCVKRAKTARDNNRDLGLCRVLLAELERHQDAWPFLTPVNLKSVPGYRKVIKKPMDFSTIREKLVSSQYQNLETFIIDVNLVFDNCEKFNEDNSDIGRAGHNMRKFFEKRWTELLKQTN, from the exons ATGGAGTCTGGAGAGCGGCTGGCCTCCCCTGCGCCCACCCTGTCTGCTGCTCGCACCTCCTCCCCTGcggcctcttcctcctcctcctcctcttcgtcctcttcACCATCCCCTGCTCCCCACTCTAAGAGCAGCCTGGCCCCGAGCCCCTCAGCACTGGGATCCACCCTCAGCACCTCTG GCCGTCTGTTTGGGGCAGCAGGAGAGCAGCCCTTTATTGGCTCAACATTGTCAAGTGCCTTCCCTCTGGTCAACCACCCAGCCTTCGGAGCCATCTACACTGCCGGAGCAGGCAGGCCCGAGTTTGGAGGCCTGGGTTCCCTGGGCATGTCAGCTGCTCTGGCTGCCCACCCCCAGCTAGGAGCTCTCTCTG AGTGGTGGCGAGCTGCTGAAGCCCACGGACGGGGAGCTGCTGCCTTTCTCCCCTCTTTCATCAGCTTCCCTCCCTTCTTCAGCCCTCACATTCAGCCCAACCACAGCGCCAGTCCCGTTCAGATCAGGATGCCCAGCAAGAACAGCCATGCCCCACCTAAAG GGGTGAATGGGGCAGTAAACGGCAGCGGGGTCTGTCCTCCCACCACACAATCAGGGATCTTTTCTGCCAGTCCGGCTCCTGTCCACGCATCAACTAAGCCCACCAAAAATTTAGATCCTTCTAACAGTCACCGTAGCAGCCCTCAGAGCAATCCAGCAGAGTTGGTGGACAAGCCCATCCACAAAACTAAAGAGAAG AAGCAACGGAAGAAGCCAGCAGACACTTGTGTGGCAAGCAACAGTGAGTCAGGCACTTCCTCGGACAGCTCAAGTGACGGCTCCCTCAGCAGTGATCTGGAAGACCTGGCAGAGGATGACGAAGACGACGATGATGACGACGAGGATgacgaagaggaggacaagCAGAGTGAATTATCAGACTCTGAGAAGCggacaaagaagaaaacaaag GTTTTGATACCAAACACTGGAACTACAAAGGCTAACAGACCACTCTCTGGGGAACCCCATGACAAGAAAGACACCAAGTCCCACAAGGTCTCCTCCAACCCCCCAAACCTTGTGCCCTTCCCCTGCTCTGCCTCCCCTCCTGCCTTGTCCCAAACCTCGCCGCTGGCCCTGCACAGCTCCAGGTCCCGGACAGAGGGGCCACAGCAGCACTTCAGTGTGATCCAGTCCACAGGCCTGGCTGCCAACTCAAAGCCCCTGGCACTCCTCTCTCAGCCCCGCCGGGAGTTCTCACCGTCTTCCTCCCCCATAGCCCTCACCACATCTCCAAAGGCCCGCTCCAGCAATGCCTCTCCCAAACCTCCCAAActgctgccctcctcctccccccagcacctgcccctctccctctgctcctcccctAAGCCTCTCTCTGTGCCCTCTCCACCCCGCTCGACTCTCCCGCTGCCTACCTCCCCAAAACCCTTTGGTTCGACCTCATCTGTGAGAAGCTCCCAGAAGTCCTCTCTGAAGCCACCTAGGCGCGCTGTTCCTGGCTCTGCCAAATCCAACAAAAGGAAACAGCTGGAAGCTTCTCTTGCGCAGATCAGTGAGTTCAGGCTTAAACAG ACTCTAATGTCCCAAGGGCAGACATTCCCAGCTGAGCTAAAGAAGCAGCAGCAAGGTCCAAACAAGTCTCCCAAGAGGACGTCTCTGTCTTCATCGCCGCTGCCACCcgctccgcctcctccaccccagaACAATCACTCCAACCTCTTCCTCTCGAGTGCCCTGCTGGGGCTCCCCGAACCCCATCACCCCAATGGAGTCATCCAAAGCATCACTCAGGACGCACCTTTGGCCCTCATCACCAAACCTCGCAAGGACTCTGCCTCTCAAGGCAAGTCCCCTCAGTGCGACTCCGATGCGGGGTCGATGCCTGTCAATCTGAGCACAGGGGCGAGCAGGACCCAAGCAACTGCCCAGGCTGGGCCTCAGTCACAGCCCTCCACTACCTCACCCCATGCCACAGGCCATGGATCTAGAAAGAACAAGACCCCCAAGGGTAAGGCACAGACACCAGGGCTGGGACCGGGACAGGGACAGGGACAGGGACAGGGACAGGGTCAGGGACAGGGACAGATACAGGGTCAGGCAGACCCTTTAGCTGCCTGGAAAGGCTTCTCTCAGAACCATCTGGTACAATCTCTAGTAGATTTGTTTCGTGGAGGAGAGCCCGGGATCGGGATTCCTGGAGTGAGTATCCCTGGAGTGGGAATTCCCGGAATGGGGATCCCTGGGACATGTAACCCCACAGCCGGTCTCCCGGCTAACAAGGAATCTGACGACTCGGgggatgacgatgatgatgaggatgacgaccttgaggaggaggaggaggaggatgaagaggactCAGATGATAGTCTGTCAG AGTCTGACAGCAACTCAGACAGTGATGTCTCCGGGAAGAAAGTGAAGGAGTTAAAGCTGCTGCCGTCTGGGACATCCAAAAAGGAGATGACTCCTCGCAGGCTAACCAAAGGCCCAGAACTACTGAACACCTCAACCAATCACACCGCCACCAGCTGCTCCCCTCTCAACCTACAGGTCATCAAGACTCCCACCATTGTCACCAGCTCCAGTGCCTTGGCCTATCACAGCTCCCCAGGCTCTTCCTCCTACAGCCTAGCCTCTCCATTAG GCttagggaagaggaagagggtgaTGGATGAGAAAGAGTTGATGATACCTCTGGAGTTGGG GTGGCGGAGAGAAACCAGAATCAAATCAGTGGCTGGGCGGTCACAGGGCGAGGTGGCGTACTACGCCCCCTGTGGCAAGAAACTAAGACAGTACCCAGATGTGATGAAG GGTTTACAGTGGAGCCTGTTGAAGGAAGAGGAGGTAATTCCACACATTTTGGCGATGGAAGGTCGTCGGGGTCGTCCCTCTAGTTCAGACCGCCAGTCAGCGGGTGAAGGTGGCAAAGGCTCCCGCCGGAGGAAGGGCCGGCCCCCTAATGTGGGCGATCCGCTGGTGCCCGAGGGCCCCAGTCCCAGTGAGGTCAAACTCCTGCGCAAACTAGAGGCTCAAG AAATAGCCCGACAGGCCACCCAGATGAAACTGATGAGAAAACTGGAAAAGCAGGCACTGGCGCGTGCAGCCAAAGAAGCTCGGAAACAGCAAG CTATCATGGCAGCGGAGGAGAGGCGGAAGCAGAAAGAGCAGATCAAGATCCTCAAGCAGCAG GAAAAGATCAAGCGTATTCAGCAGATTCGGATGGAGAAGGAAGTCAGGGCGCAGCAAATTTTGGAG GCCAAACggaaaaagaaggaagaagtGGCCAATGCCAAAATAATGGAGGCTGAAAAGCGGATAAAg GAGAAAGAGTTGAGGAGGCAGCAGGCGGAGATCCTCAAACACCAG GAGTTGGAGAGGCATAGACTAGATATG gagagggagaggaggaggcaacATGTAATGCTGATGAAGGCGGTTGAGGCTCGCAAGAAAGCAGAG GAGCGTGAGCGCTTGCGGCAGGAGAAAAGGGATGAGAAGCGCCTGAATAAAGAGCGTAAACTGGAGCAACGGAGGATAGAGCTGGAGATAGCCAGGGAGCTGAAGAAGCCAAATGAAGACATGTGTCTGTCTGATCACAAG CCTCTCCCTGAGTTCTCCCGGATTCCTGGACTCATCCTGCCAGGACGCGCTGTGTCCGACTGCCTGATGCTGATGCAGTTCCTGCGAGGCTTCGGGAAGGTGTTGGGCCTTGATTTGAATTTGGATGTGCCCACCCTGGGCATGCTGCAGGAGGGCTTGCTCAATGTGGGGGACAGCATGGGCCAAGTCCAGGACCTTCTGGTCAAACTGCTTTCTTTGGCAGTGTGTGATCCCGGTTTGCCACCTGGACAAAGG ACTAAAACCATGCTGGGGGACCACCTGACCAATGTTGGAATCAACAGGGATAATGTGTCTGAGGTGCTACAGATGTACATGGGAGCCCATTGTGCCAATACAGAGCTGGCCCCTCTGGCCCTCAGTCTGAAGACCAAGGCCTTCCAGGCCCACACGCCTTCCCAGAAGGCCTCAATCCTGGGCTTCCTGGCTAATGAGCTGGCCTGCAGCAGAGCTGTTATCAG TGAGATTGACAAGAGCCTGGATCAGATGGCAAACATGAGAAAGGACAAGATCATTATGGAGGGAAAACTGAAGAA GCTGAGGACCATTCATGCCAAACGCACCGGGAGGAGGGAAGCCAGCATGGGTGTTGAAGAGAACCAGTCCATCGGCACTCCGTCCTCTGCCGCCAAACGCAAGAGGAAACTGGGCGGAGACAGCGACGATGACGATGAAGAGGATGACGACAGCGATGACCAGGCAGAGGACGAGgacgatgaggaggaagaagaaataaagaaggtTAAAAAGGTGGAGACATATGatgag GATGAAGTTGACCAAGCCACCagtctggaggagctggagaagcagATAGAGAAATTAGCCAAG CAACATCATCAGACCAGAAGAAAGCTGTTTGAAATATCCCATTCTCTGCGCTCCATGATGTACGGCCAGGACCGTTACCGCCGCCGGTACTGGGTACTTCCCCACTGTGGAGGGGTCTTCATTGAAGCCATGGAGAGTGGAGAAG CTCCAGAGGAACTGGAGGAGgagcgacagaggaggaggagagtggcAGAGGAGGTCAAGGTGAAGGAGGAACCTCAGGAGATCGAGTTGCAGAAGGAGAAACCCACCAACCTCGATGGGCAGAGCATTCGAATGCGAGGCTTTGAGGACGAgaaagaggaggacaaagagcaCGAGGGGAAGAAAAACGCCCTCTTTTACCAGCAGCCAGGCTGTGGAACCAAACTGTGCACATTCCGCGACGTCAACAAGGACGTCGGCAAAGAAACGACGATGGCAGAGGACAAGGAGAGTCCCCACGTGAGACAAAACGGCACCAGCCCCTTGGGCACTCCTGTTGCCACAACCACAGGAACATCATCCTCCCCCACTCGCAATACCTCTGAGCCAGCAGTAGCAACAACCCCCTCCATGGTGACCACTAATGACACTACAAGCATCCCTCCCCCGGCCTCAACCTCTTTATCTGTCCCGTGCCTGCCAGCCCCACGGGAAAGCCCAGGGAACACTCCTCCGACCTCCTCCCCGGCTCCATCCCCGTACCTCTCATTCCAAGCCAACGACCAGCTGCTCAGAGTCCTGACGGAGAGGAGCGGACACTGGTTCAGTCTGCTCCCTCGCAACCCCTGTGACCTCACTTCCATCACCACGCCTCCTCCAGGAGCGCCTCGTGTGTCTCCCCAGGCGTCCTCCACCCCAGCCAGGCCCAGATCCCCACCTCAGTCCCCTGCCCTGCCTCTCACCCCTTCTGCTGCCTCAGCGTCCGCCAGCCCGCATCACCCAGCTGGCCTCCTCAACTACCCACTATCAGCCCTGCAG gTGAAGTCAGGGGCCTCATTGCAAGGAGTTTCTTTCGGAAGCTGGCCCTGTGGCTTGATAAGTCCCAGCCTGCCTCTGTGCAGCAGCCCCAATCCCATGCTAGGTCACTCTCTGGAGGGCAACACAGCAGCAAGTGTCTCCAGCAAGAGTGAATCACCTTTGCCTTGCATCGAGAAAACCTCATCCATGCCCTCTCCTGCCCTGGAGATGCCCAAATCCCTGGACCACGCCGCACCTCGGCCTATTCCAGAGG AGATGCTGACAGGGTGGTGGCGGGTGTCTGACATCGTGGAGCTGAGGGCTTTAGTCGGTTCTCTTCACAGCCGGGGCATGAGAGAGAAAGGCCTCCAGAGGCAAATGCAGAAATACACAGAGATCATCCCCCAGGTTTGCACCAAACACAAAGACG TGGCCATGATTGAGCTGCGTGAGCTGGAGGAAAGCCAGGTCAGTGTGGAGTCCGTGCGGGGCTGGTGTGTCGAGGAGCAGGCCATGGAGATGGACATTGCCGTGCTGCAGCAGGtagaggagctggagaggaaggTCACCGCCGCCAGCCTGCAGGTCAAG AGGCCTGATGTCCTCTCCCAGGGCTGGACATTTCCAGACCCTCAATCTGAGCGAGAGGACCTGGTGTATTACGAGCACAAGCCCCCCACCAAATCAACGCCAGGGACCGCCAACGCCGGAGACAAGGACTCCAAGGAGCACCCGGAGGAGCGGGGGGAGAAGGGCGGGGTGATGCGTCACCTGGACAACCCGCTGGACATAGCAGTGACACGTCTGGCCGATCTGGAGCGCAACATCGAGAGAAGGTACCTGAGGAGCCCCTTAGGTACCACCATTCAGATCAGGCTGGATAATGTGGGTACGGTCACTGTCCCTGCTCCTGCCCCATCCACTAGTGCTGACAGGGAAGG CAGCGAGGAGGAGGTGGCCCATGGTATGAAGGTGTGGAGGAGGGCTCTGACTGAAGTGCGTAGCGCTGCCCAGTTGGCCATGTGTATCCAGCAACTACAGAAGTCCATCGCCTGGGAGAGGTCCATCATGAAAGTG tactGTCAGATGTGCAGGAAGGGAGATAACGAGGACCTCCTCCTGCTGTGTGACGGCTGTGACAAAGGCTGCCACACTTACTGTCACAAACCCAAGATCACCAGTATCCCAGAGGGAGACTGGTACTGCCCGGCCTGCATTTCCAAG GCAAGTGGCCCTTctcccaaaaacaaaaaacctccAAGCAAACCAGTAGCATCCAGCGGAGGAGGTGCTAAAAAAGGTGGAGAGGGGAAGAAGAACGGGAAGCAGGCAGGTAACGGAGAAGTCACGGAGGACGACCCGGCCAGCGCCAGCAGCACGCCCAAGAAAGGAGCAAAAGACACCAGCAGGAAGAGGAAACCAGATGAGAGCTCACCTGCTCTgccagcagccaatcaggagaGCCCTGTGTGTGTCAAGAGAGCCAAGACGGCTAGAGACAACAACAGGGACCTGGGATTATGCAG GGTGCTCCTTGCTGAGTTGGAGCGGCATCAGGATGCATGGCCTTTTCTCACACCCGTCAACCTGAAATCAGTCCCCGGCTACAGGAAGGTCATCAAGAAACCGATGGACTTCTCCACCATACGTGAGAAGCTTGTGAGCAGCCA GTATCAAAACCTTGAGACCTTTATCATTGATGTCAACTTGGTCTTTGATAACTGCGAGAAATTCAATGAAGACAATTCAGACATTGGTCGAGCTGGTCATAACATGAGGAAGTTCTTTGAGAAGCGCTGGACTGAGcttctgaaacaaacaaactaa